In one window of Aceticella autotrophica DNA:
- a CDS encoding DUF896 domain-containing protein — MITKEMIIRINELYHKSKKEGLTEEEIHEQLVLRKAYVKEIRSRVKQKLDSIEFIDE, encoded by the coding sequence ATGATAACAAAGGAAATGATAATCAGGATCAATGAGCTATACCATAAATCGAAAAAAGAAGGTCTAACTGAGGAAGAAATACATGAGCAGCTGGTATTAAGAAAAGCGTATGTAAAAGAAATACGTTCAAGGGTCAAACAAAAACTTGATAGTATAGAATTTATTGATGAATAA
- a CDS encoding ISNCY family transposase has protein sequence MREEIFNMTQKEISRLRVINQTIDKIITVREAAELLGLSERQVIRLKGGVLKDGPAFIIHKNRGRKPKHALSDEIGTKIVELKQTKYQEANFMHFSELLEEHENINVSYSTIYRILTKEGIKSPKKHRKRKSHHRRKRKPQKGMLVQIDASPHEWIIGDKSFTLHGAIDDATGEILALFFAPNECMEGYFEVIRQIVNNHGIPISIYSDRHTIFVSPNSGKLSIEEQLEGKTVNFTQFERAMGELGINVIKANSPQAKGRIEKLWDTLQSRLPVEFKIHGIDTMKAANAFLSQFIVAYNEKFGVEPENPEHAFRTLDSNINLDYILCVKEERTIIEGSVFSYKGKYYQLIKNGKKAPAMPKAKLTVLSSSKIGVKAFYADVIYDTLLLDERPKKESLKLSKEKTVKQTIVKPSADHPWRHAQKKKPNYAYEETDREIVEMLNQLFNSTRAWA, from the coding sequence ATGAGAGAGGAGATATTCAATATGACTCAAAAAGAAATAAGTCGTCTTAGAGTTATCAATCAGACTATTGATAAAATTATAACCGTAAGAGAAGCTGCTGAGCTTCTGGGCCTCAGTGAACGCCAAGTAATAAGGTTAAAAGGAGGGGTTTTAAAAGATGGTCCTGCGTTCATAATTCATAAAAATAGAGGTAGGAAGCCTAAGCATGCTCTCTCGGATGAAATCGGAACCAAAATTGTTGAGTTAAAACAAACAAAGTACCAAGAGGCTAATTTCATGCATTTTTCTGAGTTACTGGAAGAACATGAAAATATTAATGTGAGTTATTCTACAATATATAGGATATTGACTAAAGAGGGTATTAAAAGCCCTAAAAAACATCGTAAGCGTAAATCTCATCATCGAAGAAAGAGAAAGCCTCAAAAGGGAATGCTGGTTCAGATTGATGCTTCTCCACATGAATGGATCATAGGAGATAAATCATTTACTCTACATGGAGCTATAGATGACGCTACCGGTGAAATTCTTGCACTTTTTTTTGCTCCTAACGAGTGTATGGAAGGATATTTCGAAGTCATAAGACAAATCGTTAACAACCATGGTATCCCTATCAGTATATATTCTGACCGTCACACTATCTTTGTCTCTCCTAATAGCGGTAAACTATCTATAGAAGAACAATTAGAGGGAAAGACAGTTAATTTTACTCAGTTTGAAAGAGCTATGGGAGAGCTTGGAATCAACGTTATTAAGGCTAATTCTCCACAAGCTAAAGGCCGCATTGAAAAGCTATGGGATACGCTTCAAAGCAGGCTTCCTGTTGAGTTTAAGATTCATGGAATTGATACTATGAAAGCTGCTAATGCATTTTTATCGCAATTTATTGTCGCTTACAATGAAAAGTTTGGTGTCGAACCTGAAAATCCTGAACATGCTTTTAGAACGCTTGATTCTAATATTAACCTTGATTATATCTTATGCGTAAAGGAAGAGCGTACTATCATTGAAGGGTCTGTTTTTTCTTACAAGGGTAAGTATTATCAACTTATCAAGAATGGTAAAAAGGCTCCAGCTATGCCCAAAGCTAAACTTACTGTCTTAAGTAGTTCTAAAATAGGCGTAAAAGCTTTCTATGCTGATGTTATATATGATACTTTGCTTCTTGATGAACGTCCAAAAAAAGAATCTTTAAAGTTATCTAAAGAGAAAACTGTGAAACAAACTATAGTAAAGCCAAGTGCCGATCACCCATGGCGGCATGCACAAAAGAAGAAGCCCAATTACGCGTATGAAGAAACCGATCGTGAGATCGTTGAAATGCTTAATCAGCTTTTCAATTCTACGCGTGCATGGGCATAG
- a CDS encoding coenzyme F420-0:L-glutamate ligase — MRSGKIPIRTHIITDKDDICDVVIKYTKDIAEPGDLIAIAESVVAISQGRAYLPEDIKADLLARILCKYTSRNGSLTSPQAMQCAINEVGWFRILIASIASAFGKLIHKSGFFFKIAGRKVALIDDVAGTMPPYHKYIILGPANPDKVCQAIKEATGIDTVIMDANDLNCADCIGASESVSKSYVEKLFLDNPSGNSEQQTPIVVIKDYLSLNEITEASSVECNMQECKENTSKCHKDIVSSSE; from the coding sequence ATGAGATCTGGGAAAATACCTATTAGAACACATATTATTACGGACAAGGATGATATATGCGATGTTGTGATAAAATATACAAAGGATATTGCCGAGCCAGGGGATTTAATAGCAATAGCCGAAAGTGTTGTTGCAATTTCACAGGGAAGGGCTTATTTGCCGGAGGATATAAAAGCCGATTTGCTTGCGAGAATTTTATGTAAATATACTTCAAGAAATGGAAGCCTTACATCGCCGCAGGCTATGCAGTGTGCTATAAATGAAGTCGGATGGTTTAGAATATTAATTGCCTCTATTGCAAGTGCTTTTGGTAAATTGATACATAAAAGCGGATTCTTTTTTAAAATTGCTGGAAGGAAAGTTGCTTTGATAGATGATGTTGCAGGTACGATGCCGCCCTACCACAAATATATCATATTAGGACCTGCTAATCCGGATAAGGTATGTCAGGCGATAAAGGAAGCTACTGGTATAGATACGGTTATTATGGATGCAAATGACCTCAATTGTGCTGATTGCATAGGTGCATCAGAGAGTGTTTCAAAATCATATGTTGAAAAATTGTTTTTAGATAATCCCTCAGGGAATTCTGAACAGCAGACACCTATAGTAGTAATCAAAGATTATCTTTCACTGAATGAAATAACCGAGGCATCAAGTGTTGAATGCAATATGCAAGAATGTAAAGAAAATACAAGTAAATGTCATAAAGATATTGTTTCCAGCAGTGAATAA
- a CDS encoding N-acetylmuramoyl-L-alanine amidase family protein: MLNTLTNVRLDSNCENPLIKEGKSNISIDFTMDIPIFETYCIEKTIKIIFKDVFLNMPDGVYKDEDGLISNVELKQDGSEIIFSIKLYYNSIYKIEYIKGIPSKLNVIIDRSPLSNILKGKTIILNPIYKSITKSPTSLMPHIPMKAIANKLKFLLNLSKAEAVLTWENIDDINKINSDLNSNILINISTDVSEKNESGFKIYYSNKNLESKRLGEIILKNLEIKSPLDNLGMYPKEMPLQNNNIIPVTVIPGIENNRLDDAHLRDVDYRNKVAQAIFNGILKYYSQDNQI; this comes from the coding sequence TTGTTAAATACACTAACAAATGTAAGGCTTGATTCAAATTGTGAAAATCCTCTTATAAAAGAAGGAAAAAGCAATATCAGTATTGATTTTACTATGGATATTCCTATATTTGAAACATATTGCATCGAAAAAACTATTAAAATTATATTCAAAGATGTATTTTTAAACATGCCTGATGGTGTATACAAAGATGAAGACGGCTTGATTTCAAATGTTGAATTAAAGCAGGATGGTTCTGAAATAATATTTTCAATAAAATTATATTATAACTCAATATATAAAATTGAATACATAAAAGGTATCCCTTCAAAATTAAACGTAATTATAGATAGGTCTCCTTTATCTAATATACTAAAAGGAAAAACTATAATTTTAAATCCTATTTATAAAAGCATCACAAAAAGTCCTACATCGCTTATGCCTCATATTCCTATGAAAGCCATAGCAAATAAATTGAAATTTTTATTAAATTTATCAAAAGCAGAGGCTGTTCTTACATGGGAAAATATTGATGATATAAATAAAATCAATAGCGACCTTAATAGTAACATATTAATAAATATATCTACAGATGTTTCCGAAAAAAATGAAAGCGGATTTAAAATATATTATTCAAATAAAAACTTGGAATCAAAAAGACTTGGTGAAATAATTTTAAAAAACCTTGAAATAAAATCTCCTTTGGATAATCTTGGTATGTATCCAAAGGAAATGCCCTTACAAAACAACAATATAATACCTGTAACAGTGATACCGGGAATAGAGAATAACAGGCTTGACGATGCACATTTAAGGGATGTTGATTATAGAAACAAAGTTGCACAAGCTATATTTAACGGCATTTTAAAATATTACAGCCAGGATAATCAAATATAA
- the queD gene encoding 6-carboxytetrahydropterin synthase QueD, with protein MKVTKVFTFDSAHNLINYNGKCENLHGHTYKLEITVEGKPDKDGIVIDFVKLKELVDKLIIQKLDHQYLNDVLKFNTTSENIVVWIWNILENPLHTESYQLSMIRLWETATSYVEYTGTK; from the coding sequence ATGAAGGTAACAAAAGTATTTACATTTGACAGTGCGCATAATCTTATTAATTACAATGGTAAATGTGAGAATCTCCATGGACATACGTATAAATTAGAAATTACTGTTGAAGGGAAACCTGACAAAGATGGTATTGTTATTGATTTTGTTAAACTTAAGGAATTAGTCGATAAATTGATAATACAAAAACTTGACCATCAATATCTAAATGATGTTCTTAAATTCAATACAACAAGTGAAAATATAGTTGTATGGATATGGAATATACTTGAAAATCCGCTGCATACGGAGTCTTATCAACTGAGCATGATAAGGCTCTGGGAGACAGCTACAAGTTATGTTGAATACACAGGTACCAAATAA
- the folK gene encoding 2-amino-4-hydroxy-6-hydroxymethyldihydropteridine diphosphokinase, whose protein sequence is MSKVYLSLGSNLGDREDYLFKAVDMIYRTPGILINKVSPIYETAPVGYTEQDKFLNIVVEIDTDILPHKLLKILNDIEDKCNRKRIIKWGPRTIDIDILLYDNIEVNDKSLQIPHQRMWERAFVLIPLCDVNSHIKKGNLLISDIIKGLADKDGVKLYKKDWYKEVCNNEGNKSIYI, encoded by the coding sequence ATGAGTAAGGTTTATTTATCACTTGGTTCTAATCTTGGGGATAGGGAGGATTATCTATTTAAAGCAGTTGACATGATTTATAGAACACCGGGCATTCTTATAAATAAAGTATCTCCGATATATGAAACAGCTCCAGTAGGTTATACCGAGCAGGATAAATTTTTAAATATAGTTGTTGAAATTGATACGGATATTCTTCCGCATAAATTATTGAAAATATTAAATGATATTGAGGATAAATGTAATAGAAAGAGAATAATAAAATGGGGTCCAAGGACAATAGATATTGATATATTGTTATATGATAATATTGAAGTAAACGATAAAAGTCTCCAGATTCCTCATCAAAGGATGTGGGAAAGGGCTTTTGTATTGATACCATTATGTGATGTAAATTCTCATATAAAGAAGGGAAATTTATTGATTTCGGATATAATAAAGGGTTTAGCTGATAAAGATGGCGTCAAGCTTTATAAAAAGGATTGGTATAAGGAGGTATGCAATAATGAAGGTAACAAAAGTATTTACATTTGA
- the folP gene encoding dihydropteroate synthase, which yields MDSEVLELRGKRLLIGKKTYIMGILNMTPDSFSDGGQHNTYEKGIEEAFKMIKEGADIIDVGGESSRPGYIPVDKEEELKRILPSVKDLCSNTETIVSVDTMKAYVAQKALEAGAHIINDIWGLQREPDMARIIADYDAGVVIMHNKDIAEYKDVVKEVIEFLKKSIEIGEKAGIKRNSMIIDPGIGFGKTLDHNLEVMNRLNELKCLGLPILIGTSRKSMIGKVLNLDVNERIEGTAATVAAGIVKGADIVRVHDVKEMVRVAKMTDAMVRR from the coding sequence ATGGATTCTGAGGTTTTAGAATTAAGGGGCAAAAGATTATTAATCGGCAAAAAAACATATATAATGGGGATATTAAACATGACTCCTGATTCTTTTTCAGATGGAGGGCAGCATAATACCTATGAAAAAGGAATTGAAGAGGCATTTAAAATGATAAAGGAAGGTGCAGATATTATTGATGTTGGTGGTGAATCATCAAGACCGGGTTATATACCTGTGGATAAGGAAGAAGAACTTAAAAGGATACTGCCGTCAGTAAAGGACCTCTGTAGTAATACGGAAACAATTGTTTCTGTTGATACCATGAAAGCTTATGTTGCTCAAAAAGCATTAGAAGCAGGTGCGCATATAATAAATGATATATGGGGGCTTCAGAGAGAGCCTGATATGGCAAGGATTATAGCGGATTATGATGCCGGTGTCGTTATAATGCATAATAAAGATATTGCAGAATACAAAGATGTTGTCAAAGAGGTAATAGAATTTCTGAAAAAGAGCATAGAAATCGGTGAAAAGGCAGGTATAAAAAGAAACAGCATGATAATAGATCCGGGAATTGGTTTCGGAAAAACACTTGACCATAATCTTGAGGTTATGAACAGGCTTAATGAACTAAAATGTCTTGGGCTGCCTATACTTATTGGTACATCCAGAAAATCCATGATTGGTAAGGTATTAAATCTTGATGTAAATGAAAGAATCGAAGGGACTGCAGCAACTGTTGCAGCAGGCATAGTCAAAGGAGCGGACATTGTAAGGGTACATGATGTGAAAGAAATGGTACGTGTAGCAAAAATGACGGATGCCATGGTAAGAAGATGA
- the folE gene encoding GTP cyclohydrolase I FolE has translation MIDKEKIKKAVREILEAIGENPDREGLLETPDRVARMYEEIFAGLHCDISKSIKIFKENEHQEMVLVKNIPMYSMCEHHLLPFIGVVHVAYLPKKGRILGISKFARIVDMLAKKPQLQERLTSEIADTIVEAVNPLGAAVVIEAEHLCMTMRGIKKPGAKTVTSALRGVFKLDERTRAEVMMLINTR, from the coding sequence ATGATTGATAAAGAAAAAATAAAAAAAGCTGTTAGAGAGATACTTGAAGCCATTGGAGAAAATCCTGACAGAGAGGGGCTTTTGGAGACACCTGATAGAGTTGCCAGGATGTATGAAGAAATTTTTGCAGGGCTTCACTGTGATATTAGTAAAAGCATAAAAATATTTAAAGAAAATGAACACCAAGAGATGGTTCTTGTAAAGAATATACCTATGTACTCAATGTGTGAACATCACCTTCTTCCTTTTATAGGGGTTGTACATGTCGCATACCTTCCAAAGAAAGGCAGGATTTTAGGTATTTCAAAATTTGCCAGGATAGTGGATATGCTTGCTAAAAAACCGCAACTGCAAGAGAGGCTTACAAGTGAAATAGCGGATACAATTGTTGAAGCGGTAAATCCTCTTGGTGCAGCGGTGGTTATTGAAGCAGAACATTTATGTATGACGATGAGAGGCATTAAAAAGCCCGGTGCGAAAACTGTTACATCTGCATTAAGAGGTGTTTTTAAGCTTGACGAAAGAACGAGAGCAGAAGTTATGATGCTTATAAATACGAGATAA
- the lysS gene encoding lysine--tRNA ligase → MSNTKDTENINELLQIRRNKLNELRELGVEPYGIDRFERTNNTFDIKKMYEQFEGKVVTIAGRIMSKRGHGKASFADLQDREGRIQLYFKLDIVGNKNYEIFKLLDIGDIIGVTGEVFKSKTGEITLRVQDFKLLSKSLQILPEKWHGLKDPDLRYRQRYTDLIINPDVKEIFLKRTAIIKAIREFLDNKGFIEVETPMLHTVAGGAAARPFITHHNALDIDMYLRIALELHLKRLIVGGLEKVYEMGRVFRNEGMDIRHNPEFTLLEVYEAYTDYYGMMELTENLFAYVVEKVNGNTKIIYQGTEIDLTPPWRRLSMIDAIKEYLNIDFDKVNTDEEAVEIAKKQHLEVREGMKKGDIIALVFDELVESHLLQPTFVIDYPVEISPLAKRKHDNPALTSRFEAFIYGREVANAFSELNDPIDQKERFIEQLKQREAGDEEAHMMDEDFINALEVGLPPTGGLGIGIDRLIMFMTDAYSIRDVILFPTMKPRIEQSEAED, encoded by the coding sequence ATGTCAAATACGAAGGACACAGAAAACATTAATGAACTTTTGCAGATTAGAAGAAATAAACTAAATGAGTTGAGAGAGCTCGGGGTAGAACCATATGGAATAGATAGATTTGAGAGAACAAATAATACATTTGATATTAAGAAAATGTATGAACAATTTGAAGGAAAGGTTGTTACGATAGCAGGGCGGATTATGTCTAAAAGAGGGCATGGCAAAGCTTCATTTGCAGATTTGCAGGATAGGGAGGGCAGGATTCAGCTTTATTTTAAACTTGATATTGTAGGAAATAAAAATTATGAAATATTTAAGCTGCTTGATATAGGTGATATTATAGGGGTTACCGGTGAGGTATTCAAGTCGAAGACAGGTGAAATAACATTAAGGGTGCAGGATTTCAAGCTTTTGTCGAAATCCCTGCAGATACTTCCAGAGAAGTGGCATGGTCTTAAAGACCCTGATTTAAGATATAGGCAGAGATATACAGATTTAATAATTAATCCTGATGTTAAAGAAATCTTTTTAAAGAGAACTGCAATAATAAAAGCTATTAGAGAATTTCTTGACAATAAAGGGTTTATAGAGGTTGAAACACCAATGCTTCATACGGTGGCAGGAGGTGCTGCTGCAAGACCTTTCATTACACATCATAATGCACTTGATATAGATATGTATTTAAGGATAGCACTTGAATTGCACTTGAAAAGACTTATAGTTGGCGGATTAGAGAAAGTGTATGAGATGGGAAGGGTATTTAGAAATGAAGGGATGGATATAAGGCATAATCCTGAATTTACCCTTTTGGAAGTATACGAGGCATATACCGATTATTATGGCATGATGGAATTGACGGAAAATTTATTCGCATATGTGGTGGAGAAGGTCAACGGCAATACAAAAATAATCTATCAGGGAACGGAAATAGACCTTACACCACCATGGAGAAGGCTTTCAATGATTGATGCCATAAAAGAATATCTTAATATTGATTTTGATAAAGTCAATACTGATGAAGAAGCTGTAGAAATAGCTAAAAAGCAGCACCTTGAGGTAAGGGAAGGGATGAAAAAAGGTGATATCATTGCACTGGTATTTGATGAGCTTGTTGAAAGCCATCTTCTTCAGCCGACATTTGTAATAGATTATCCTGTTGAAATATCGCCCCTTGCTAAGAGAAAGCATGATAATCCTGCACTGACATCAAGATTTGAAGCATTTATTTACGGCAGGGAAGTAGCCAATGCCTTTTCAGAGCTTAATGACCCTATAGACCAGAAAGAAAGGTTTATAGAACAGCTTAAGCAGAGAGAAGCCGGAGATGAAGAGGCGCATATGATGGATGAAGATTTTATAAATGCGTTAGAAGTAGGCTTACCGCCGACAGGAGGGCTTGGCATAGGAATAGATAGATTAATAATGTTTATGACAGATGCCTATTCCATAAGGGATGTCATACTTTTCCCGACTATGAAACCGAGGATTGAACAAAGTGAAGCCGAGGATTAA
- the greA gene encoding transcription elongation factor GreA, with protein MVKPVILTYEGLKKLEEELEYLKVVKRPEITEKIKQARAFGDLSENSEYDEAKNEQAFVEGRIATIEAMLRNAKVIDEEDIMIDAVNIGCRVKVYDEDSKEEVEYAIVGSTEADPMNYKISDESPIGKALLGKKVGDVVTVEVPVGIIKLKILEIRK; from the coding sequence ATGGTTAAACCTGTAATATTAACATATGAGGGATTGAAAAAATTAGAAGAAGAACTGGAGTATTTAAAAGTTGTAAAAAGACCGGAAATTACAGAAAAAATAAAACAAGCCCGCGCCTTTGGAGACTTAAGTGAAAACTCAGAATATGATGAAGCAAAAAATGAGCAGGCATTTGTAGAAGGAAGAATAGCAACAATTGAAGCAATGCTTAGAAATGCGAAAGTTATTGATGAAGAAGATATTATGATTGATGCTGTTAATATTGGATGCAGGGTGAAGGTCTATGATGAGGATTCTAAAGAAGAGGTTGAATATGCAATTGTAGGATCAACCGAAGCAGACCCTATGAACTACAAGATATCTGATGAATCTCCAATAGGGAAAGCACTGTTGGGCAAAAAAGTTGGTGATGTTGTGACAGTTGAAGTACCTGTCGGTATTATTAAGTTAAAGATACTTGAAATACGAAAATAA
- a CDS encoding ISNCY family transposase has protein sequence MREEIFNMTQKEISRLRVINQTIDKIITVREAAELLGLSERQVIRLKGGVLKDGPAFIIHKNRGRKPKHALSDEIGTKIVELKQTKYQEANFMHFSELLEEHENINVSYSTIYRILTKEGIKSPKKHRKRKSHHRRKRKPQKGMLVQIDASPHEWIIGDKSFTLHGAIDDATGEILALFFAPNECMEGYFEVIRQIVNNHGIPISIYSDRHTIFVSPNSGKLSIEEQLEGKTVNFTQFERAMGELGINVIKANSPQAKGRIEKLWDTLQSRLPVEFKIHGIDTMKAANAFLSQFIVAYNEKFGVEPENPEHAFRTLDSNINLDYILCVKEERTIIEGSVFSYKGKYYQLIKNGKKAPAMPKAKLTVLSSSKIGVKAFYADVIYDTLLLDERPKKESLKLSKEKTVKQTIVKPSADHPWRHAQKKKPNYAYEETDREIVEMLNQLFNSTRAWA, from the coding sequence ATGAGAGAGGAGATATTCAATATGACTCAAAAAGAAATAAGTCGTCTTAGAGTTATCAATCAGACTATTGATAAAATTATAACCGTAAGAGAAGCTGCTGAGCTTCTGGGCCTCAGTGAACGCCAAGTAATAAGGTTAAAAGGAGGGGTTTTAAAAGATGGTCCTGCGTTCATAATTCATAAAAATAGAGGTAGGAAGCCTAAGCATGCTCTCTCGGATGAAATCGGAACCAAAATTGTTGAGTTAAAACAAACAAAGTACCAAGAGGCTAATTTCATGCATTTTTCTGAGTTACTGGAAGAACATGAAAATATTAATGTGAGTTATTCTACAATATATAGGATATTGACTAAAGAGGGTATTAAAAGCCCTAAAAAACATCGTAAGCGTAAATCTCATCATCGAAGAAAGAGAAAGCCTCAAAAGGGAATGCTGGTTCAGATTGATGCTTCTCCACATGAATGGATCATAGGAGATAAATCATTTACTCTACATGGAGCTATAGATGACGCTACCGGTGAAATTCTTGCACTTTTTTTTGCTCCTAACGAGTGTATGGAAGGATATTTCGAAGTCATAAGACAAATCGTTAACAACCATGGTATCCCTATCAGTATATATTCTGACCGTCACACTATCTTTGTCTCTCCTAACAGCGGTAAACTATCTATAGAAGAACAATTAGAGGGAAAGACAGTTAATTTTACTCAGTTTGAAAGAGCTATGGGAGAGCTTGGAATCAACGTTATTAAGGCTAATTCTCCACAAGCTAAAGGCCGCATTGAAAAGCTATGGGATACGCTTCAAAGCAGGCTTCCTGTTGAGTTTAAGATTCATGGAATTGATACTATGAAAGCTGCTAATGCATTTTTATCGCAATTTATTGTCGCTTACAATGAAAAGTTTGGTGTCGAACCTGAAAATCCTGAACATGCTTTTAGAACGCTTGATTCTAATATTAACCTTGATTATATCTTATGCGTAAAGGAAGAGCGTACTATCATTGAAGGGTCTGTTTTTTCTTACAAGGGTAAGTATTATCAACTTATCAAGAATGGTAAAAAGGCTCCAGCTATGCCCAAAGCTAAACTTACTGTCTTAAGTAGTTCTAAAATAGGCGTAAAAGCTTTCTATGCTGATGTTATATATGATACTTTGCTTCTTGATGAACGTCCAAAAAAAGAATCTTTAAAGTTATCTAAAGAGAAAACTGTGAAACAAACTATAGTAAAGCCAAGTGCCGATCACCCATGGCGGCATGCACAAAAGAAGAAGCCCAATTACGCGTATGAAGAAACCGATCGTGAGATCGTTGAAATGCTTAATCAGCTTTTCAATTCTACGCGTGCATGGGCATAG
- a CDS encoding NAD(P)H-binding protein, whose protein sequence is MHKFAFIIHPIEYEDVSRKYKIMNKLPRKFVEGFVKMLPPQKVSEITGVKSRYSETKGWFVAVPLISSQMISLPEDYVIKKIIKAGKMAEKLGADIVGLGALTSVVGDAGITIAKNLNIAVTSGNSYTIATAIEGTKKAAELMGKDIRDSEIVVIGATGSIGKVCAEILSREAKYMTLVARNKERLDEFREYLLLKTGIAVHTTSNVADALKNADIVVTVTSAVDTVIKPEYLKPGAVVCDVARPRDISKEIVNLRDDVFVIEGGVVEVPGDVDFHFNFGFPPKTSYACMAETMILAMEGRIENYSLGRDLTVEQVDEISKLAKKHGFKLGGFRSFERAVTMEQINSIKKNAEKRLKQHKNSTI, encoded by the coding sequence GTGCATAAATTTGCTTTTATAATACATCCGATAGAGTATGAAGATGTTAGTCGCAAATATAAAATAATGAACAAATTGCCCAGAAAATTTGTTGAAGGATTTGTGAAAATGCTTCCGCCTCAAAAGGTGTCTGAAATAACCGGTGTTAAAAGCAGGTATTCAGAGACAAAGGGGTGGTTTGTGGCAGTACCTTTAATATCGAGTCAGATGATAAGTTTGCCGGAAGATTACGTCATAAAGAAAATTATAAAAGCAGGTAAAATGGCAGAAAAGCTTGGGGCGGATATAGTTGGGCTTGGCGCCTTAACATCTGTTGTGGGGGATGCCGGAATAACCATTGCCAAAAACTTAAATATAGCGGTAACATCAGGAAATAGTTATACAATTGCTACTGCTATTGAAGGTACTAAGAAAGCAGCCGAATTAATGGGTAAGGATATCAGGGACTCAGAAATTGTTGTAATTGGTGCGACAGGTTCCATAGGTAAGGTATGTGCCGAGATACTTTCGAGGGAAGCAAAATATATGACCCTTGTTGCACGAAACAAAGAAAGACTTGATGAGTTCAGGGAATATCTTTTATTAAAAACCGGTATTGCTGTACATACAACTTCAAATGTTGCTGATGCTTTAAAAAATGCTGATATTGTAGTTACTGTAACAAGTGCGGTTGATACTGTAATAAAACCGGAATATCTAAAACCAGGTGCTGTTGTATGTGATGTTGCAAGACCAAGGGACATATCAAAAGAAATCGTAAATTTAAGGGATGATGTATTTGTAATCGAAGGCGGAGTTGTTGAAGTGCCCGGTGATGTAGATTTTCATTTTAATTTTGGTTTCCCGCCAAAAACCAGCTATGCATGTATGGCGGAAACAATGATACTTGCTATGGAAGGAAGAATTGAAAATTATTCACTTGGAAGAGATTTGACTGTTGAACAGGTAGATGAAATATCAAAACTTGCAAAAAAACATGGTTTTAAGCTTGGAGGTTTTAGAAGTTTTGAAAGAGCGGTTACGATGGAACAGATAAACAGCATCAAAAAAAATGCAGAAAAAAGATTGAAACAACATAAAAACAGCACAATTTAA